The following proteins are encoded in a genomic region of Dyadobacter sp. UC 10:
- a CDS encoding T9SS type A sorting domain-containing protein — protein sequence MNIRNYISIFALFFASDLHAQFSSGSQFFIGANTTVSIDGLALRPTFNNTWENKTLTVTSTPIVGSPTSSISRVYDFNEPIGFNGTVGISYTPQELNGNEESMLQIAYFNPTEQYKTTSDGTVDQAAHHVSKFFSGFNNSLLRITAVAAGSTLPVKLISFQATRQEQQAFLTWSTSDEINSDYFEVQRSRDGKVWKALGEVKADGDTRTGRTYTFNDETPDPSQNLYRLKMVDQDGTYAYSRIVNVDFSLSDAFVSVYPNPVSDKTTVRAIGQAAIQQVLFTSVAGKSMKAIESKGVEGDTKEFDLTSFPSGIYIMNTILKDGTNNSTKILKK from the coding sequence ATGAATATTCGAAACTACATCTCAATCTTCGCACTCTTTTTTGCGTCTGATCTCCACGCCCAATTTTCCTCCGGCAGCCAGTTTTTCATCGGGGCGAATACGACGGTTTCTATCGATGGTTTGGCACTGCGGCCTACGTTTAACAATACCTGGGAAAACAAGACGCTTACCGTGACATCGACTCCGATCGTCGGCTCGCCTACTTCCAGCATCAGCAGGGTTTATGATTTTAATGAGCCCATTGGCTTCAATGGTACCGTCGGCATCAGCTACACCCCGCAGGAATTGAATGGAAATGAAGAAAGCATGCTGCAAATCGCATACTTCAACCCAACCGAGCAATATAAAACTACAAGCGACGGAACGGTAGATCAGGCAGCGCACCACGTTTCCAAATTTTTTAGCGGCTTCAACAATAGCCTGCTCCGTATTACAGCGGTAGCTGCCGGGAGCACATTACCGGTGAAACTGATTAGCTTTCAGGCAACCAGGCAAGAGCAGCAGGCTTTCCTCACATGGAGTACTTCCGATGAAATCAACAGTGACTATTTCGAAGTGCAGCGCAGCCGGGACGGAAAAGTATGGAAGGCACTGGGCGAGGTGAAAGCAGACGGTGATACCAGAACAGGACGAACTTATACTTTCAATGATGAAACGCCCGATCCATCCCAAAATCTGTACCGCCTGAAAATGGTGGATCAGGACGGCACCTACGCTTACAGCCGGATTGTCAATGTGGATTTCAGTTTATCAGATGCATTTGTCAGCGTCTACCCTAATCCGGTCTCAGATAAAACAACAGTCCGAGCCATAGGACAGGCGGCTATTCAGCAGGTGCTTTTCACTTCTGTCGCCGGAAAATCCATGAAGGCGATCGAAAGTAAAGGGGTGGAAGGCGACACAAAGGAATTTGACTTAACAAGCTTCCCCTCAGGCATCTATATTATGAATACCATACTGAAAGACGGCACCAATAATTCTACCAAAATACTTAAGAAGTAG
- a CDS encoding response regulator, with amino-acid sequence MSIKGPIISIEDDTDDQFLIQSVVDELNLPNKLIFFGNGLEALLYLETTQEQPFLIICDINMPVMNGLELRERIDRNEFLKRKAIPFIFLSTADNPHVIETAYNSTIQGFFKKENSFHELKSRVKIIYDYWQCCLHPNLHA; translated from the coding sequence ATGTCAATAAAAGGTCCTATCATTTCCATTGAAGACGATACTGACGATCAGTTTTTAATCCAAAGTGTGGTCGACGAACTGAATCTTCCGAATAAGCTGATTTTTTTTGGAAATGGCCTTGAAGCACTCTTATATCTCGAAACCACCCAGGAACAACCCTTCCTGATCATCTGCGATATTAATATGCCCGTCATGAATGGGCTTGAGTTGAGAGAGCGGATTGACCGAAATGAATTTTTAAAAAGAAAAGCTATTCCTTTTATTTTTTTAAGTACTGCCGATAACCCGCATGTAATCGAAACTGCCTATAATTCAACCATTCAGGGTTTTTTTAAAAAAGAGAACAGCTTTCATGAACTGAAAAGCCGGGTAAAAATTATCTACGACTATTGGCAGTGCTGCCTGCACCCTAATTTACACGCGTGA
- a CDS encoding NHL repeat-containing protein has protein sequence MKTPFLVCAIILIQLTNGIFAQPGALDLSFGENGKVVTGNGAVSSVGHSVLIQPDKKIVVIGNCFEGGVSRDFLIIRYNPDGSPDTSFGLNGIVRMLISSVEDFASSAILQPDGKIIAAGYSWNGKDLDFTMVRYLSDGSRDASFGNGGIVTTDFGGNRDKANQIILQTDGKIVMVGATGKTDYTDQDVAIARYETSGALDHSFDLDGKIELSMGEPGFWQSAKGVAIQNDGKIVITGYTENFDTTKQYIEVHFLLLRINPDGTLDHSFSDHGVAITPIGKDDGSTSVVILSNGKILQLGNVNFELGDSSDMCLVQYNSDGTRDNSFGNEGKVMMSFTDFEETGYTLLLQNDQKILVAGAVCVDSSDNQDFFVARFHSNGLLDHTFGSMGKVTTDFFEDSDVARDMALQTDGQLVVAGYTTKGNGFDVGVVRYSNDASLPVDLLQFNAKPDEYNVVLNWTTGWEKNSGYFEIERSNSGTIWQSIGRVNANVDSEVKQVYHYSDLDPFFGRSYYPA, from the coding sequence ATGAAAACCCCTTTCTTAGTTTGCGCGATAATTCTAATTCAGCTCACTAATGGAATTTTTGCACAACCCGGCGCGCTGGATTTATCTTTTGGTGAGAACGGTAAAGTTGTGACCGGCAATGGGGCAGTTTCCAGTGTCGGTCACAGTGTGTTAATACAACCTGATAAGAAAATTGTAGTTATCGGAAACTGCTTTGAAGGAGGTGTCAGCCGAGACTTTCTTATTATCCGTTATAATCCGGACGGGTCTCCGGATACTTCTTTTGGCTTGAACGGAATTGTTCGAATGCTAATCAGTTCGGTAGAGGATTTTGCGTCATCCGCAATCCTGCAACCCGACGGTAAAATAATTGCTGCGGGATATTCCTGGAATGGCAAGGACCTGGACTTTACAATGGTCAGATACCTCTCAGATGGAAGCAGGGATGCCAGCTTCGGTAACGGTGGAATCGTCACTACCGATTTCGGTGGAAATAGGGATAAGGCAAATCAAATCATCTTGCAAACAGATGGTAAGATCGTAATGGTTGGAGCTACTGGCAAAACAGACTACACTGACCAAGACGTTGCAATAGCCAGGTATGAAACATCCGGTGCATTGGACCATAGTTTCGATTTGGACGGCAAGATAGAACTTTCAATGGGTGAGCCTGGTTTTTGGCAGTCGGCGAAAGGAGTGGCGATACAAAATGACGGAAAAATCGTCATAACCGGATACACCGAAAACTTTGACACCACTAAACAATACATAGAGGTTCATTTCTTGCTATTGCGAATCAATCCTGACGGTACATTGGATCATTCTTTCTCGGACCATGGAGTCGCAATTACGCCCATAGGGAAGGATGATGGCAGCACTTCTGTCGTAATTCTTTCAAACGGCAAAATACTGCAGCTTGGGAACGTTAATTTTGAATTGGGTGATAGTTCCGATATGTGCCTGGTACAATACAATTCGGATGGGACAAGGGACAACAGTTTTGGCAATGAAGGAAAGGTGATGATGTCGTTCACCGATTTCGAGGAAACAGGATATACTTTACTACTTCAAAATGACCAAAAAATATTGGTTGCAGGCGCCGTTTGTGTTGACAGTAGCGATAATCAGGACTTTTTTGTTGCACGCTTTCACTCCAACGGCCTTTTGGATCACACTTTCGGATCTATGGGAAAGGTCACAACAGACTTTTTTGAAGATAGTGATGTTGCAAGAGACATGGCGCTACAAACAGATGGGCAATTAGTGGTTGCCGGATACACGACAAAAGGAAATGGTTTTGACGTAGGTGTTGTCAGGTATAGCAACGATGCATCTCTGCCAGTCGATTTACTCCAGTTTAATGCAAAGCCTGACGAGTACAACGTTGTATTAAACTGGACGACCGGTTGGGAGAAGAACAGTGGCTATTTTGAGATTGAAAGAAGCAACTCGGGAACAATCTGGCAATCAATCGGCAGAGTGAATGCAAATGTCGACTCGGAAGTCAAGCAGGTTTATCATTATAGCGACCTGGATCCTTTTTTTGGCCGCAGCTACTACCCGGCTTAA
- a CDS encoding T9SS type A sorting domain-containing protein, with protein sequence MQMSTRKSSRFIIIATWILFLAAATTRLKMVDGDGTFAYSKISVVLLIGANTQAFLFPNPASNLLFIKAAYLRNLKSVRISGTDGKTIRHLQVGPVIDIQNLPNGRYVVELDFNGFFLAEHLLIVR encoded by the coding sequence ATGCAAATGTCGACTCGGAAGTCAAGCAGGTTTATCATTATAGCGACCTGGATCCTTTTTTTGGCCGCAGCTACTACCCGGCTTAAAATGGTGGACGGGGATGGAACATTTGCATATAGCAAGATTAGTGTTGTGCTTTTAATTGGGGCAAATACCCAGGCTTTTTTATTTCCAAATCCCGCCTCCAATCTGCTGTTTATTAAGGCGGCATACCTTCGCAACCTTAAAAGTGTTCGTATCTCGGGAACTGATGGGAAAACTATCAGGCACTTACAGGTTGGCCCGGTTATCGACATACAAAATCTACCGAATGGCAGGTACGTCGTCGAGCTTGATTTCAATGGTTTTTTCCTGGCAGAGCATCTATTGATAGTTAGATAA
- a CDS encoding T9SS type A sorting domain-containing protein — MKTYLIILGLLAGLPAFAQHQKPAVNRQDERIYFYQDEPSPRALIKGDLTIFPNPAWAVTKLKVTNMTDHAVGQGYVLQVHSTDGRLCHQQGWSAGQGLDVTRIPEGTYIVTVRRDDLVFSQKLIVKRQ, encoded by the coding sequence ATGAAGACATACCTGATTATACTGGGGTTACTGGCTGGCCTGCCTGCTTTTGCCCAGCATCAAAAACCTGCGGTAAACCGGCAGGACGAGCGCATCTATTTTTACCAAGACGAGCCGTCGCCGCGCGCATTGATCAAAGGGGATCTAACGATCTTTCCCAACCCTGCCTGGGCAGTCACCAAGCTGAAAGTGACGAATATGACTGACCATGCCGTGGGGCAGGGATACGTTTTGCAGGTCCATTCAACGGACGGCAGGTTGTGTCACCAGCAGGGGTGGTCTGCGGGTCAGGGGCTGGATGTGACGCGTATCCCGGAAGGGACCTATATTGTCACTGTCCGGCGCGATGACCTTGTCTTCTCCCAAAAGCTGATTGTCAAAAGACAATAG
- a CDS encoding CocE/NonD family hydrolase: MKYHSCILLGLLFFPLLTTFQASAQTPFTQDSLYIRSNYTKIERKVPMRDGVKLFTSIYIPKDISTTKKYPILLNRTPYSVAPYGEDQIKVPIGPGMHFAREGYIIVYQDVRGKYMSEGDFEANRPFIPNKKSKSDVDESSDTYDTIEWLLKNLENNNGKVGSWGISAPGFYATMTAIEAHHALKVTSPQAPVTDWFMGDDRHHNGAFFLMGTFAFLSSYGAPRPVPTSKGAPGFNAYGTPNSYEFYKKLGPLKNVNEQIFKKQNRIWNQMMENESYNDFWKARTPVPHLKDIKPAVVVVGGWFDQEDLYGPLKTYQGIENNKPKSPNLLVMGPWIHGGWARGTGESLGNIRFGAKTSEFYQQEIELPYFNHFLKDQPNPGLPKAYIFETGSNQWKKYDQWPPKNTVEKKLYFHPDGTLSFSPTMTTMQVGAKPAFDEYTSDPAKPVPYTSEIRIIRGSDYMYEDQRFAASRPDVLVYESAPLTEDITISGNVFADLFVSTTGTDADFVVKLIDVYPGDAPNDSPVSPAMKMGGFQLLIRGEVMRAKFRKSFSKPEPMTPGKIEQVKFDMQDAAHRFKKGHKIMVQVQSSWFPLVDRNPQKFVNIYKASEQDFQKANHRIYLSGSSSSYVGVRVVP, from the coding sequence TTGAAATACCATAGTTGCATTTTGCTTGGTCTTCTGTTTTTTCCATTGCTTACAACATTTCAAGCATCCGCACAGACACCGTTCACACAGGATTCGCTCTATATCCGCTCGAACTACACCAAAATAGAAAGGAAGGTGCCGATGCGGGACGGCGTGAAGCTTTTTACGTCTATTTACATTCCCAAAGACATTTCAACCACGAAAAAATATCCGATCCTCCTAAACCGGACACCTTACAGCGTGGCCCCCTATGGCGAGGATCAGATCAAAGTACCGATCGGACCCGGTATGCATTTTGCGCGTGAAGGATATATTATTGTTTACCAGGATGTCCGGGGTAAATATATGTCGGAAGGCGATTTCGAAGCGAACAGGCCATTTATCCCCAATAAAAAAAGCAAATCCGACGTCGATGAAAGTTCGGATACCTACGACACCATCGAGTGGCTGCTGAAAAATCTTGAAAACAACAATGGGAAAGTAGGCAGCTGGGGGATATCAGCACCTGGCTTCTACGCAACCATGACGGCCATTGAAGCGCACCATGCGTTGAAAGTAACATCCCCGCAGGCCCCGGTGACCGACTGGTTTATGGGCGACGACCGCCACCATAACGGCGCGTTCTTTCTGATGGGAACATTCGCATTCCTCTCCTCCTACGGCGCGCCGCGACCGGTCCCTACCTCAAAGGGCGCCCCGGGTTTCAATGCATACGGCACACCGAATTCTTACGAATTTTACAAAAAACTGGGGCCGCTTAAAAATGTGAACGAGCAGATTTTCAAGAAACAGAACCGCATCTGGAACCAGATGATGGAAAACGAATCTTATAATGATTTCTGGAAAGCGAGAACACCCGTTCCGCATTTGAAGGACATCAAACCTGCCGTGGTGGTCGTCGGCGGCTGGTTTGATCAGGAGGATTTGTACGGGCCTTTGAAGACTTACCAGGGCATTGAAAACAACAAACCCAAATCTCCCAATTTGCTGGTAATGGGTCCGTGGATACATGGTGGCTGGGCACGCGGTACGGGGGAATCGCTGGGTAATATCCGGTTCGGCGCCAAAACCAGCGAATTTTATCAGCAGGAAATTGAGCTGCCCTACTTCAACCACTTCCTGAAAGATCAGCCGAACCCGGGACTTCCCAAAGCCTACATTTTCGAGACCGGCTCCAATCAATGGAAAAAGTACGACCAGTGGCCCCCAAAAAATACGGTTGAGAAAAAGCTCTATTTCCACCCGGACGGAACCCTCTCCTTCTCTCCCACTATGACGACCATGCAAGTGGGTGCAAAACCCGCATTTGATGAATATACCAGCGATCCCGCAAAGCCGGTCCCCTATACTTCCGAGATCCGGATCATCCGAGGAAGTGACTATATGTATGAGGATCAACGCTTTGCTGCTTCGCGGCCCGACGTATTGGTTTATGAATCGGCCCCCCTCACGGAAGATATAACGATATCAGGGAATGTGTTTGCGGATCTGTTTGTGTCGACTACCGGTACTGACGCTGATTTTGTGGTTAAGTTGATTGATGTTTACCCGGGGGATGCGCCCAACGACAGTCCGGTTAGCCCTGCTATGAAGATGGGTGGCTTTCAATTGCTGATCCGTGGCGAAGTGATGCGGGCGAAATTCAGAAAGAGCTTTTCGAAACCCGAACCGATGACACCCGGAAAGATCGAGCAGGTTAAATTTGACATGCAGGATGCGGCGCATCGTTTCAAAAAAGGCCACAAGATTATGGTGCAGGTACAGAGCTCGTGGTTTCCACTGGTCGATCGCAACCCTCAGAAGTTCGTAAATATCTATAAGGCATCAGAACAGGATTTTCAGAAAGCAAATCACCGGATTTACTTGTCGGGAAGCAGCTCTTCTTATGTGGGTGTGAGGGTGGTACCCTAA
- a CDS encoding C1q-like domain-containing protein, giving the protein MRSTSLVCAAMLASLLTTASLGQGVGINTTTPDPSAALDIQATNKGILIPKVSLQNSVDNTTVPNPANGLLVYNTNPDVMLGVGFYYNAATPPAAPSWTSLNDFKLPVNKSIGTASGESAFSISNFSQSGSSSAIQTFSQGGYAMIVDGKLKISGNGQSPGSGKVLTSDNNGNATWEGGAAFRVTGVLKNGAHILAKNITYKVPFGDEDYDRTNNYDIHLQGASDTFTAPQNGIYHFDFQVQWGGGPAAIGLFRSSGGVAERICSGPGNTIGYYGTSTDVMLQAGDQVFVTFTHGNESTVTLGEDSHFTGRFVQSTK; this is encoded by the coding sequence ATGCGATCAACCAGCCTGGTTTGCGCGGCCATGCTCGCAAGCCTGCTCACCACCGCCAGCCTCGGGCAGGGCGTAGGGATCAACACCACCACCCCCGACCCCAGCGCCGCGCTGGATATCCAGGCGACGAATAAAGGGATATTGATTCCGAAAGTAAGTTTGCAAAACAGCGTTGACAACACCACTGTTCCCAATCCTGCAAACGGATTGTTGGTTTATAACACCAACCCGGATGTGATGCTCGGTGTGGGCTTTTACTACAATGCCGCAACCCCTCCGGCTGCGCCTAGCTGGACAAGTTTAAATGATTTTAAATTGCCGGTAAACAAGTCAATAGGTACGGCCAGCGGCGAGTCGGCATTTAGCATCAGCAATTTCAGCCAGTCGGGATCGTCATCCGCCATACAGACTTTCAGTCAAGGCGGTTATGCAATGATAGTAGATGGTAAATTGAAGATTTCAGGAAACGGGCAATCGCCGGGATCGGGGAAGGTTCTGACTAGTGATAATAATGGAAATGCTACCTGGGAGGGTGGAGCGGCATTTCGGGTAACAGGTGTATTAAAAAATGGCGCTCATATTCTTGCGAAAAATATAACATACAAGGTTCCATTTGGTGACGAAGATTATGACCGGACGAACAATTATGATATTCATCTTCAAGGTGCCAGCGATACATTCACAGCGCCCCAGAATGGAATCTATCATTTCGATTTTCAAGTACAATGGGGAGGCGGGCCTGCTGCCATCGGGCTTTTCCGTTCCTCCGGGGGAGTTGCAGAAAGGATATGCTCAGGCCCCGGGAATACCATTGGTTATTATGGTACCTCCACAGATGTAATGCTTCAAGCGGGCGACCAAGTTTTTGTAACCTTCACACATGGCAATGAAAGTACTGTTACGCTTGGAGAAGACAGTCATTTTACTGGTCGCTTCGTCCAATCTACTAAATAA
- a CDS encoding YceI family protein, producing MKIVNSIFGRMQFLAFVAVSGFFFSCTDHEVGNSQFGLDDTSIAQWKGHLKTGFFNEGSIAVKSESFVIEDSKVKSGTFTIPVSSIVNFNQPTKELKQALVHHLQSPDFFNMVLHPNVKFEITSVTPSSESGDGIISGANHKVTGNLTMLGNTRPLSFLARISINGDNFSMEALAPFDRTLWGINYATEPGLPDEASIKPVVDVHLKLSGKRK from the coding sequence ATGAAAATCGTAAATTCCATTTTTGGAAGAATGCAGTTCCTGGCGTTTGTAGCGGTCTCAGGATTTTTTTTCAGCTGTACAGATCATGAAGTTGGCAATTCTCAATTCGGGTTAGATGATACTTCAATAGCGCAGTGGAAGGGGCACCTTAAGACCGGCTTTTTCAATGAAGGTTCTATTGCGGTGAAAAGTGAAAGCTTTGTAATTGAAGATTCGAAAGTAAAAAGCGGCACTTTTACAATCCCGGTATCATCTATAGTCAACTTTAACCAACCTACCAAGGAGTTGAAACAGGCATTGGTCCACCATCTCCAAAGCCCGGACTTCTTCAATATGGTGTTACACCCGAACGTAAAGTTTGAGATCACCAGCGTAACGCCTTCGAGCGAATCAGGAGACGGCATTATTTCGGGTGCAAATCATAAAGTGACCGGAAATTTAACAATGTTAGGAAATACACGTCCCCTATCATTCCTAGCCAGAATCAGCATTAACGGCGATAATTTTAGTATGGAAGCACTCGCTCCATTCGACCGCACGTTATGGGGAATCAACTACGCCACCGAACCCGGCTTGCCGGATGAAGCCTCGATCAAGCCTGTTGTGGATGTGCATTTGAAGTTAAGCGGGAAAAGGAAATGA